The Burkholderiales bacterium genome includes a window with the following:
- a CDS encoding heme biosynthesis protein HemY has product MRFLAAFLSIAALAVGFALLAKSDAGYVQFVLPPLRIETSFFVFVLGTFVAFLVVHLLLRFAARIAAMPREVRTHRARAQLERARAKQDAAIVALLEGRYGRARELADEALALPRSGGLPALIGARAALDMRDFGAAAALLARPDARADSLCVPRLMLEAEMALEQGRAGEALVRLDDLRREAGSHTAALRLSLRALSAAGRPAEMPPVVDQLVRRKVYDAEQGAMVRASAHADALAGLGHDASGLRAYWNRLPEADRLHPRVARAAASGLLRSGDDREAADLLARSLDRQWESALVALFADAHPPEGARQLEVAERWLAQHSDDATLLFALGRLCERAQLWGKAQTYCEASLALDDHWNTRVFLGEMLARLGRVDEANAHLAAALKLAIAELRERGA; this is encoded by the coding sequence ATGCGCTTCCTCGCCGCGTTCCTGTCGATCGCCGCGCTCGCGGTCGGATTCGCGCTCCTCGCGAAGTCCGACGCGGGCTACGTCCAGTTCGTGCTGCCGCCGCTGCGTATCGAGACGTCGTTCTTCGTCTTCGTGCTGGGCACGTTCGTCGCGTTCCTGGTGGTTCATCTGCTGCTGCGCTTCGCCGCGCGCATTGCCGCGATGCCGCGCGAGGTGCGTACGCACCGCGCGCGAGCCCAGCTCGAGCGCGCGCGCGCGAAACAGGACGCCGCGATCGTCGCCTTGCTGGAAGGACGCTACGGGCGCGCCCGGGAGCTCGCCGACGAGGCGCTGGCGCTGCCTCGGTCCGGCGGACTTCCGGCCCTGATCGGAGCGCGCGCGGCGCTCGACATGCGCGACTTCGGCGCCGCCGCGGCGTTGCTCGCGCGGCCGGACGCCCGTGCGGATTCGCTCTGCGTGCCCAGATTGATGCTGGAAGCCGAGATGGCGCTCGAGCAGGGGCGAGCCGGCGAGGCGCTCGTGCGTCTCGACGACCTCAGGCGCGAGGCGGGCTCGCACACGGCGGCGCTCCGCCTTTCGCTGCGCGCGCTCTCGGCCGCCGGCCGCCCCGCGGAGATGCCTCCGGTCGTCGATCAGCTCGTGCGCCGGAAGGTCTACGACGCGGAGCAGGGCGCGATGGTCCGCGCGAGTGCGCACGCCGACGCGCTGGCAGGACTCGGCCACGACGCGTCGGGGCTGCGCGCGTACTGGAACCGGCTTCCCGAGGCCGATCGGCTCCACCCGCGCGTCGCCCGCGCGGCGGCGTCGGGGCTCCTGCGATCGGGGGACGACCGCGAGGCCGCCGACCTGCTCGCGAGATCGCTGGACCGCCAATGGGAGAGCGCGCTGGTCGCGCTCTTCGCGGACGCCCATCCCCCCGAGGGCGCGCGCCAGCTCGAGGTCGCCGAGCGCTGGCTCGCGCAGCACAGCGACGACGCGACGCTGCTCTTCGCGCTGGGCCGGCTCTGCGAGCGTGCGCAGCTCTGGGGGAAGGCGCAGACCTACTGCGAGGCGAGTCTCGCGCTCGACGACCACTGGAACACGCGCGTGTTCCTGGGCGAGATGCTGGCCCGGCTCGGGCGCGTCGACGAGGCCAACGCCCACCTCGCGGCGGCGCTGAAGCTCGCGATCGCGGAACTGCGCGAGCGGGGCGCCTGA
- a CDS encoding polysaccharide deacetylase family protein translates to MPLAILAYHSHHVVGPDYDANDHVALALDLDVLTDAGWRIVPLGELVRAHARGNDAKLVALTFDDGPRFDVDDVVHPVYGIQQGFAGAMRAFAARRPGAQPDLHATSFVIASPEGRLAMESNADPAYTWLTPGSLADAWWSTAIDSGMIAIANHSWDHLHPALAAVRHSRDARGDFAQVDTIGDADAQIRDAAAFLWSATRGRASPYFAYPFGHHNAFLARDYLPAVGEGVCAAAFTTEPRLVAPGDSRFLLPRFVCGADWRSPDELLERLRGA, encoded by the coding sequence ATGCCGCTCGCGATCCTCGCCTACCACTCGCACCACGTGGTCGGCCCCGACTACGACGCGAACGACCACGTCGCGCTCGCGCTCGATCTCGACGTCCTGACCGACGCCGGGTGGCGCATCGTGCCGCTGGGCGAACTCGTCCGAGCGCACGCGCGGGGCAACGACGCGAAGCTCGTCGCGCTCACCTTCGACGACGGGCCGCGCTTCGACGTGGACGACGTCGTGCACCCGGTATACGGGATCCAGCAGGGCTTCGCCGGGGCGATGCGCGCCTTCGCGGCACGGCGCCCGGGCGCGCAGCCGGATCTCCACGCGACCAGCTTCGTCATCGCGTCACCGGAGGGCCGGCTCGCGATGGAGTCGAACGCCGACCCCGCGTACACCTGGCTCACGCCGGGCTCGCTCGCCGATGCGTGGTGGTCCACCGCGATCGACAGCGGCATGATCGCGATCGCCAACCACAGCTGGGACCACCTGCATCCCGCGCTCGCGGCGGTGCGGCACTCCCGCGACGCGCGCGGCGACTTCGCGCAGGTGGACACGATCGGCGATGCCGACGCGCAGATCCGCGACGCGGCCGCATTCCTGTGGAGCGCGACGCGCGGGCGCGCCTCGCCGTACTTCGCCTACCCGTTCGGGCACCACAACGCGTTCCTCGCGCGCGATTACCTGCCCGCGGTCGGCGAGGGTGTCTGCGCCGCGGCGTTCACGACCGAGCCCCGGCTCGTCGCGCCGGGCGACTCGCGCTTCCTTTTGCCGCGGTTCGTCTGCGGCGCGGACTGGCGTTCGCCCGACGAACTGCTCGAGCGGCTGCGCGGCGCCTGA
- a CDS encoding CDP-6-deoxy-delta-3,4-glucoseen reductase, with amino-acid sequence MTFEVTIKPGEHAFRCAADETVLEAAMKADLLLPYGCRNGACGTCKGRILSGRVDYGAHQPSTLPDAEKARGYALFCCAKPLSDLTIEAREVRRAGDIPIKRLPCRIESIDRPSHDVAIVKLKLPATERMQYLAGQYVDFLLKDGRRRSFSIANPPHDDALIELHLRHVPGGFFTDQVFKTFKGREILRIEGPLGSFFLREETDKPMIFVAGGTGFAPIKAMIEHALHHEIDRPMVLYWGARAKRDLYLPSIPGAWQERHPLFTFIPVLSDPHPDDAWPGRTGLVHRAVIEDFPDLSGYQVYACGAPAMIDAARRDFTTQCGLPEDEFFADSFTYAAEAEARE; translated from the coding sequence ATGACATTCGAGGTTACCATAAAGCCCGGCGAGCACGCGTTCCGGTGCGCCGCCGACGAGACCGTGCTCGAGGCCGCGATGAAGGCGGACCTCCTCCTGCCCTACGGCTGCCGGAACGGCGCCTGCGGCACCTGCAAGGGCAGGATCCTCTCGGGCCGCGTCGACTACGGAGCGCACCAGCCCTCGACGCTCCCCGACGCCGAGAAAGCGCGCGGCTACGCGCTCTTCTGCTGCGCGAAGCCGCTCTCCGACCTCACGATCGAGGCGCGCGAGGTCCGGCGCGCGGGTGACATCCCGATCAAGCGGCTGCCCTGCCGCATCGAGTCGATCGACCGGCCTTCGCACGACGTCGCCATCGTGAAGCTCAAGCTGCCGGCCACCGAGCGGATGCAGTACCTCGCCGGGCAGTACGTGGATTTCCTGCTGAAGGACGGCAGGCGCCGCAGCTTCTCGATCGCCAACCCGCCGCACGACGACGCGCTCATCGAACTGCACCTGCGTCACGTGCCCGGCGGCTTCTTCACCGACCAGGTCTTCAAGACGTTCAAGGGTCGCGAGATCCTGCGGATCGAAGGACCGCTCGGGTCGTTCTTCCTGCGCGAGGAAACCGACAAGCCGATGATCTTCGTCGCGGGCGGCACCGGCTTCGCGCCGATCAAGGCGATGATCGAGCACGCGCTGCACCACGAGATCGACCGGCCGATGGTCCTCTACTGGGGCGCCCGCGCGAAGCGGGACCTCTACCTGCCGTCGATTCCCGGCGCCTGGCAGGAGCGGCACCCGCTGTTCACCTTCATTCCGGTGCTCTCCGATCCGCATCCCGACGACGCCTGGCCGGGGCGCACCGGCCTCGTGCACCGCGCCGTCATCGAGGACTTCCCCGACCTCTCCGGCTACCAGGTCTACGCGTGCGGCGCGCCGGCGATGATCGACGCCGCGCGGCGCGACTTCACGACGCAGTGCGGCCTCCCGGAGGACGAATTCTTCGCCGACAGCTTCACCTACGCCGCGGAGGCGGAGGCGCGCGAATAG
- a CDS encoding SDR family oxidoreductase: MIRVLVVGCGDVAMRAAKLLDGRARLVGLTRRADEVAKLREHGVVPLVGDLDDLRTLARLRAAPDAVLHFAPPPPGGRGDPRTGRLVAALSAARRIPRRLVYVSTTGVYGDCAGARVAETRPRRAQSPRARRRVDAEDRLRSWAVRNGVSLAILRAPGIYAQTRLPLERIRQGTPVLVPEHDVYTNHIHADDLARAVVAALFRGRPNRAYHASDDSELRMGQWFDALADAHRLPRPPRVDWEEAEARIAPVLLSFMNESRRLTNERLKRELRVRLVYATPQAMFDASAAREPRRQMPLAF, encoded by the coding sequence ATGATCCGGGTGCTCGTCGTGGGCTGCGGCGACGTCGCGATGCGCGCGGCGAAGCTCCTCGACGGCCGCGCGCGCCTCGTGGGGCTCACGCGCCGCGCCGACGAAGTCGCGAAGCTGCGCGAACACGGTGTCGTTCCGCTGGTCGGGGATCTCGACGACCTGCGCACGCTCGCGCGCCTGCGCGCCGCGCCCGACGCCGTGCTGCACTTCGCGCCACCCCCTCCCGGCGGCCGCGGCGACCCGCGTACCGGGCGCCTCGTGGCCGCGCTCTCGGCGGCGCGCAGGATACCACGACGACTCGTCTACGTTTCGACGACGGGCGTCTACGGCGATTGCGCGGGCGCGCGGGTCGCCGAGACGCGGCCGAGGCGCGCGCAATCGCCGCGGGCACGGAGGCGGGTCGACGCCGAGGACCGGCTCCGTTCCTGGGCGGTGCGCAACGGCGTGTCGCTCGCGATCCTGCGCGCGCCCGGCATCTACGCGCAGACGCGCCTGCCGCTCGAGCGCATCCGCCAGGGCACGCCGGTACTCGTGCCCGAGCATGACGTGTACACGAACCACATCCATGCCGACGATCTCGCTCGCGCGGTCGTGGCGGCGCTCTTCCGGGGCCGGCCCAACCGCGCCTACCACGCCTCCGACGACTCGGAACTTCGGATGGGTCAGTGGTTCGACGCGCTCGCCGACGCGCATCGGCTGCCTCGGCCTCCGCGGGTCGACTGGGAGGAAGCCGAAGCGCGCATCGCGCCGGTCCTGCTGTCGTTCATGAACGAGTCGCGGCGCCTCACGAACGAACGTCTGAAGCGCGAACTGCGCGTGCGGCTCGTCTACGCGACGCCGCAGGCGATGTTCGACGCCTCCGCGGCGCGCGAACCGAGGCGGCAGATGCCGCTCGCCTTCTGA
- the ubiA gene encoding 4-hydroxybenzoate octaprenyltransferase, translated as MSDEPAPAPRRTLVERLDAWERLVRLDKPIGVLLLLWPTLTALWIAARGKPDASLVLIFTLGTVLMRSAGCAFNDWADRRYDAHVKRTSGRPLVTGEVSGREALAVGAVLAAAAFVLVLFTNPATILLSFAGLAITLAYPFFKRFFALPQAFLGIAFSFGIPMAFAAVRGSPEPPAFAMLAINLLWVVAYDTEYAMVDRDDDLRIGMRTSAITFGRFDVAAVGLCYAGNIAGMTWVGRLMNLGPVYFLGLLAALGCAAWHLWLIRGRDRDRCFRAFRHNHWFGFAVFAGTVADYALRAGAWPRAQ; from the coding sequence ATGAGCGACGAACCGGCCCCCGCGCCGCGCCGGACGCTCGTCGAGCGTCTGGACGCCTGGGAGCGCTTGGTCCGTCTCGACAAGCCGATCGGCGTCCTGCTCCTGCTGTGGCCGACGCTGACGGCGCTGTGGATCGCCGCGCGCGGAAAGCCGGACGCCTCGCTGGTGCTGATCTTCACGCTGGGCACGGTGCTGATGCGCTCGGCCGGCTGCGCGTTCAACGACTGGGCGGACCGGCGTTACGACGCGCACGTCAAGCGCACCAGCGGCCGCCCGCTCGTGACCGGCGAGGTGTCCGGACGCGAGGCGCTCGCCGTCGGGGCCGTGCTCGCGGCCGCCGCGTTCGTGCTCGTGCTGTTCACCAATCCGGCGACGATCCTCCTGTCGTTCGCCGGACTCGCGATCACGCTCGCCTATCCGTTCTTCAAGCGCTTCTTCGCATTGCCGCAGGCCTTCCTCGGCATCGCGTTCTCGTTCGGCATTCCGATGGCGTTCGCCGCCGTGCGGGGGAGTCCCGAACCGCCGGCCTTCGCGATGCTCGCGATCAACCTGCTGTGGGTGGTCGCCTACGACACCGAGTACGCGATGGTCGACCGTGACGACGACCTGCGGATCGGCATGCGCACCTCGGCGATCACCTTCGGGCGCTTCGACGTCGCCGCGGTCGGGCTGTGCTACGCGGGGAACATCGCGGGCATGACCTGGGTCGGCCGCCTGATGAACCTCGGACCGGTCTACTTCCTCGGCCTCCTCGCCGCGCTCGGCTGCGCGGCCTGGCACCTCTGGCTGATTCGCGGGCGCGACCGCGACAGGTGCTTCCGCGCGTTCCGCCACAACCACTGGTTCGGGTTCGCGGTGTTCGCCGGCACCGTCGCCGACTACGCGCTGCGCGCGGGCGCGTGGCCGCGCGCGCAGTGA
- a CDS encoding DNA-deoxyinosine glycosylase, protein MRRAPARAFARGLPPVLPRGARILVLGSFPGAASLAARQYYAHPRNHFWPIVGALVGEPLAALPYADRLERIARHGIALWDTIVACERLGSSDASIRRETRAEVVRVRRSSPDIVLVAFNGGTAARAAPRWRDAGYRTIALPSTSPAYTRPFDEKLAAWRTLERWLAAGGPASDRSAALEG, encoded by the coding sequence ATGCGGCGCGCGCCGGCGCGGGCGTTCGCGCGGGGACTCCCGCCGGTGCTGCCGCGCGGTGCGCGCATCCTGGTGCTCGGGAGCTTCCCCGGCGCGGCATCGCTCGCCGCGCGCCAGTACTACGCGCACCCGCGCAACCACTTCTGGCCGATCGTGGGGGCGCTCGTCGGCGAGCCGCTCGCGGCGCTGCCCTACGCCGACCGGCTCGAGCGCATCGCGCGGCACGGCATCGCCCTGTGGGACACGATCGTGGCCTGCGAACGCCTGGGATCGAGCGACGCGTCGATCCGCCGGGAGACCCGCGCGGAAGTCGTGCGCGTCCGGCGCTCGTCGCCGGACATCGTGCTCGTCGCGTTCAACGGCGGCACGGCGGCGCGCGCAGCGCCTCGCTGGCGCGACGCGGGCTACCGGACGATCGCGCTGCCGTCGACCAGCCCGGCGTACACTCGTCCGTTCGACGAGAAGCTCGCGGCGTGGCGGACGCTGGAGCGCTGGCTCGCGGCGGGTGGGCCCGCAAGCGATCGCAGCGCCGCGCTGGAAGGATGA
- a CDS encoding SDR family oxidoreductase, whose product MEPGLQDRGVLVTGASKGIGLACVRAFAAEGARVAMVSRSQANLDSALRELSAFAHRPVTIAADLARAEDARRAVDEATRALGAIDVLVNSAGAAKRYPPDELSAQAWHDAMDAKFFSYVHVVDLVVRAMAARGRGAIVNVVGQGGKVANPVHLPGGAANAALMLATVGLAAAYGPKGVRVNAINPGATLTTRVEEGLAAEARMTGASPDDLLARMQQRIPLGRIATPEEVANVAVFLASDAASYVTGAVVPMDGAANPVI is encoded by the coding sequence ATGGAACCGGGATTGCAGGACCGTGGCGTGCTCGTGACCGGTGCCAGCAAGGGTATCGGGCTCGCATGCGTGCGAGCGTTCGCGGCGGAAGGCGCTCGTGTCGCGATGGTGTCGCGTTCGCAGGCGAACCTCGACTCGGCGCTGCGCGAGTTGTCCGCGTTCGCGCACCGGCCGGTGACGATCGCCGCCGACCTCGCGCGCGCCGAGGACGCGCGCCGCGCGGTCGACGAGGCGACGCGTGCGCTGGGCGCGATCGACGTGCTGGTGAACAGCGCCGGAGCGGCGAAGCGCTACCCGCCCGACGAACTCTCCGCGCAGGCGTGGCACGACGCGATGGACGCGAAGTTCTTCAGCTATGTCCATGTCGTCGACCTCGTCGTGCGCGCGATGGCCGCGCGCGGGCGCGGCGCGATCGTCAACGTCGTCGGACAGGGCGGCAAGGTCGCGAATCCGGTGCACCTGCCCGGCGGGGCGGCGAACGCGGCGCTGATGCTCGCGACCGTGGGTCTCGCCGCCGCCTACGGCCCGAAGGGCGTGCGCGTCAACGCCATCAACCCGGGCGCGACGCTCACCACCCGCGTCGAGGAGGGTCTCGCGGCCGAGGCGCGCATGACCGGAGCGTCGCCCGACGACCTCCTCGCGCGCATGCAGCAGCGCATACCGCTCGGCAGGATCGCGACTCCCGAGGAGGTCGCGAACGTCGCGGTGTTCCTCGCGTCGGACGCGGCGAGCTACGTCACCGGGGCGGTCGTCCCGATGGACGGTGCGGCGAACCCGGTGATCTAG